The following is a genomic window from Chiloscyllium punctatum isolate Juve2018m chromosome 32, sChiPun1.3, whole genome shotgun sequence.
CATAGcttctgattttgttttcttctgtgaactTACTGTACCTATGTTATATTTAACGTCTATTTCTCTTAGGTACTTGAACACTACAAGCCTTCTTTGTGATTGCCAGCTAAAATGGCTGCACCAATGGGTGACAGATAATGGATTTCAACCATTCATTAATGCAAGTTGTGCTCATCCCCAGTGGCTGAAAGGAAAAAGTATATTTGCCACCAAACCAGAAGACTTTGTATGTGGTATGTgatacactttttaaaaatgcaaattaaaatttTTTAAATCTCTTGAGTAAAATTGGTAAGTATATGGTTAATGTGAATAATTCTCAAATATCTTATTAATTCAGATTTTTACACAAAGCATCTGTCCATATTGGAATTAGCACATGTAGACGTTTTGACAGTTACAGTGGGTATTCTGTTTTGTTTAGTTTAAATTTAATTGAAATATGATTCCTCGCAGATGACTTCCCCAAACCTGAGATTATTGAACAGCCTGAAACTCAAGCAGCCGTAAAAGATTCCAACGTCAGTTTCATCTGCTCAGCAGCGAGCAGCAGTGATTCACCAATGACTTTTGCCTGGAAGAAGGATAATGAAGTGCTTCATAACGGCGAGATTGAGAACTACGCACATCTCCGGTCACAAGGAGGCGAAGTCATGGAATATACTACCATCTTACGCCTTCGACATGTGAATTTCAGTAGTGAAGGAAAATACCAGTGTGTCATTTCCAACCATTTTGGTTCATCATATTCCAACAAAGCCAAGCTAACTGTGAACAGTATGTATCAACAATTTTCACTGACCAAATATTGAAAGTTAAATTTGGTATATTCACTATTTTAAATGTATTGAATTCAAAGCTTTCCATCCAGGAATTTAACTGCGCCCAAAAGCTAGTATGGAAGTGTTCTTTATGACACATCTTAAGCACTTGAAGCATTTCTCATGCTTCAGTGATTAATTGTATGTGAATTGTCTTATACAGATAAAGCAGTTATATTTGTTTGGATTTCTCAAACAGATCAAGTACCAGACATTTTCTTTCTTTACCATTTAGTCATTCATTACTGAGTATTCCCATACTGGCTGAAGTCACCATGAAAGGTATTCCTGCTCAACTTCTCActttcctgaggtgtggtgaccctcatgtTAAACCATCAAAAGTGATCTTTCTAATGAAAGCACAGCTCTGTGGTCTGGTAAGACTTGCGACCTTATAGTGTTTGTGGAACTAGGGTGTGAATGGGATTGTGTGCTGAAGGCTTGGACTGGGCCTTCAAATCCACAGCCTTCTGACTCTAATGAGAGTCTGTTTACAAGAATACTACAAATGTCATCTCGGACAAGTAAAGCCCTCGCCATTAATTGCATTGCTGAACCACTTCTCTTTCTCCAGAGAGGTTTTAAAAACTCTCATTTGTATTCTTGTATATTGCAATATCTGTCTTGTATCTGTTCTCCTCCCCATCCCTTCCAATCGTCCTGTGAGGTAACTATCATTTGTACTTGTGCTTTTTAAAAGTTACTGATTTGACAAGTTGTGCTGTTGGAGCAGCATTCTCCGATCAGTTTTTCccctttctttgctctttgtttaaTTAAGTCTTTCATTGTTCTGCTATGATTATACACCCAAGCATGAACACAATGGAAAGTAAGGAAACAATAGTATTTACTGTGGGTTTGCATGTCTTCTAGCAATACCATAACTTCACAACTTTGCAGCCGTAATGTAATCCTGTGTCCTAGTTTATATTGATGTGATTTCCTGCTGTTAATTTTGATTTTTTATTTGTTTTACCCATTCCATATTCTTTTGCTGTCATTAAAATGGTATGGATGAAACTTAGCAACATGTGCTGGGTTCTACCCATTTGTTAACCTGAGAGAGAAACTGGCATTACTCACAGTTTATTTCTTATTATCTCACCACCTGCATGTCAAAAACTACAATCCATGTTCATGAAAAAAATATCAGCAATTAACTTGGCCTAGTAGAATGAAAGGATGGAGAAAATGTGAGAGCTTTTCATTCGTTCCCAAACAAAAATAAATGCTGgattctgaaataaaagcaggcaATATAAAAATGACAGCTGAAAATCAGTGATGCTCCCATCTTAATTACAAGTGAACTAGTGAAATTTGAATCTCAGAAAATACACAGCAATGAAAGGGAACAACTAGAAGATAAGTTACAGTACATCGTATACCTTTCAACAGAACAGATAAAACTTGACTACCCGTGTTCTCAAATATGACTACCCTGCAGTCCATTTCTAATAGGTCATGTGTAAGGAAAAATGATTAGATAGTGACATTTCATCTGTTCCATCAATGCATATACACCTGAAGCATCACCGGTCTTTGCTCCTACTGAGGTGGTatatttctgacattttctgcTAGTTCACTGTTTGAGATGCAAGTAAAGTCACAGTTGTCCTCCGAATTGAGATGTCCGTTTGATACATGTACAATATCTTTcataatttttattttattttgttttgcagtgCTACCATCATTTACAAAATCACCAACAGATCTTACTATTCGGGCAGGAGCGATGGCCCGTTTAGAATGTGCTGCGATTGGTCACCCAACACCACAGATAGCCTGGCAGAAGGATGGTGGCACTGATTTCCCTGCTGCACGAGAGAGAAGGATGCATGTTATGCCAGAGGACGATGTATTTTTTATTGTAGATGTGAAGATAGAAGACATTGGAATCTATAGTTGCACAGCTCAAAATAGTGCTGGAGCCATTTCAACCAATGCAACACTCACTGTACTTGGTGAGTCAATCTTATCATTCAACAGATATGAAACTTCTTTAGAAATGTGTAGCCTTCATAATGGAATATAGAGCAGGGAAAACTTTCTTAATACAAGTCGTTCTGTTATAACGTTAATGTGAATTCGCTATAATGCAATTGCCAAATTGGGGGCACTGTATCTAAAGTGAGAATTTTTTTAAAACGtgttggctataatgcgattacagcaccaacactttaagcgctgtttctaaaacGTAATTTTTCTTTAacatggggttgcacaagaactcAACCATTGTGTTATAGAAGAGCTATCTGCATCCGTTGAGTCAATATTTCATCATTTGCAGCTtctgtgatcttcagcatttaTCCAGTGCATTATTCTTGCTTTTCTAAATGATAACTATATAAGAAATAAAAATCTGGTATGTTCTTTTAAACCAGAAACTCCTTCATTCGTGCGCCCTCTTGTTGATAAAACAGTAGCAAAAGGTGAGACTGCAGTTCTACAGTGCATAGCTGCTGGAAGTCCTCCTCCAAGGTTAAACTGGACCAAAGATGACAGCCCGTTAACAGTAACTGAACGACACTTCTTTGCTGCTGGAAATCAGCTTCTGATTATTGTAGACTCCAACCTGGAAGATGCTGGAAAGTACACTTGTGAAATGTCAAATACTCTTGGCACTGAGCGAGGCCACATACGTCTGAATGTAATTCCTATACCAAACTGTGATTCAACACAGAGTGCTGCACCATTCGAAGAGGATGGATGGTCTACAATTGGAATTGTAATCATTGCAGTGGTCTGCTGTGTGGTTGGCACTTCTTTAGTCTGGGTGGTTATTATTTACCATACAAGACggaagagtgaggactgcagtgtAACAAACACAGGTGAGGATATGCTATGTTAGCTCACGATTATTTAATAGCAACAGCACAGAGGTTTTtaccttctgtttttctttccctGTTGTTTTACAGAATTAGTAATAAAAAAATGTGCATTTGTAAGTGGAagtttctcactttctctcctctcttcctcAACTTTCCTGATTGATTGGTTTGCATTAACAATTTGCTGGGTATAATTCAGAGTACTGATTGCTCAAGGAATGGGGTTGTAGTTTGTGACTGAACCTTAACCTGTAGATATTGGCAGGCTATTCAACTACAGTAACGATCAATCCTGTCCTTATTTCACTGGACTGTATACTTGTCAGGCCTCTGGCTAACCATCTGAGAGAATCCTTGATGGTTCTCATTCTTTTTTTCTATCCTCTCATGCAAGCATTGGAGAAACCGTTGTAGCATTCTGCCTCATGCTGCCAGTGAGATCATGTATATCAGTATGTGTTGGGAATTGGGTCTGAAATGTTCCTAACATGTGCAGCTCAGCTATTTATAGGTTAATATATAATGCCATCATGGGAGTTGGATTTTTCCCCCTCTCAGGCCTTCTGTTGTTTTTCTTAGTTAACCTGTTCCTGCAACCCACCCACTCTTTAAAAGTAATGAATGCTCCCAAGGTAATTAACTCAACACTTGCACCTGTATTCATAATTTTGTGTTATGACATACTGCAACATTTTGAAAGCATTGGAGGTACAAAttttcagcatttatttccttCGAACAGCTCTGTGGTCAAAGCAAAACTCTTTAGTTATCTGCTTCCGTATTTAATAGCAATCCAATGTGGAAAAAATCTTGGGTTAAAAGAGTATTGACATCTAAATTTTACAAATGCTTGTAGTTAGGAAAGCAATCCCATAGTTGGGTGTAACTTTTAAAAACATGATATACGAGTAACTCCTATACTTCTGAATGGTTCGTTTACATTGTCCAGTATTGTGTTCTGGCCTGCGAACAAATTGACTTGGGAACAGACTCCAGAATGGGACCTGTTTGTGGCCTAGTGAATGCCTGTATTTGCAAACCATTTTTGACTATCTTGACAATCTGAAATAACTAAATAACCTTTAATCATCAAAGATATATATCTAAATAATATTGCACCATCACTGGATGTCATCCTGATTGATATAAAGCCAGTACTTGGACTCCTTTATTTCTGTTCTGAGATCAGGCTTTTATAAATTGTTCGATCGAAAGGAAAATTACAGTTCCTGATCCTGCCTTCCACTGTCCCTAACATCCTCTAGAATAGAATTCAGAAACAAGAACTCTTGCTTGACCAGCGGAGAACTTGAGGCCAGTTGTTTGGGATCCATCGTGGCTGTCTGCGATTGGCTTAACTAAACACAGCTGCAAATATGACATCTTGGTCTGCAGAGCTGAGTACTGCATCATATTGAGCATTCATGGACTGATTCCTAGAACTTCACTAGCTGCTACTTTAGTTTCCTTAATGGATGAGTTGCGTGCTACTGTAGTCTGTCTGTCTTGTGAATCTCAAATTCAAAACATTACATGGCAATAAGTATGTACAAGGGTATAAGACCATAGTACATGAAACATCAGTAGTGTTACTTAGAAATAACTTCTAAAAATACGAAGCACTACTGTTGCTGTGCTCAAGAACTGACAGTAACATTTGACATGTATACATAGAACCAAAATATTTTTTATCCTGAAAGGAACTGAAGTGATTTTAAGGACTCTTACTTTGCAGCTTTATAAAATAAATTACTTTAATTATTAAACCGGGGAATAGTGTCATTTAAAACGATGATACTTGTTTTACAGATGAGACAAACTTGCCTGCAGACATCCCAAGTTACTTGTCATCCCAGGGAACCCTATCAGATCATCAGGAAGGCTATGGGCGATCAGAAGCTGGAAGTCACCATCAACTTATGACTTCCTCTATGAATGGATATTTACTTCAGCATAGAGGAAGTGATGGTAAGCGTTCAAGCTAATTGGCATGGAGAAATTCTCAATGTTCCACAATAGTCTGCCTGCCTTCGTTTGCATTAAGTCATTTAAGGCATGTGTTGAAAATCTTTATACTCACCAGTCCAGCTTGCAAGCAAAACAAAATTAAGAAACAGAAATTTCTAGATACACTGggcaggtctgatagcatctcTGGAGATagagcaaagttaacatttcaagtccagtgatgaTTTTTTAACAGCtgttgggagggagggggaatgagtaGATAGGCAGTGATGGAGCCTAGAGAGGGTGAATAACAGACAGTTAAAGCAGAATTAAGTTTCCTTTGTATGTTGACTGTCTAATGGAGGGAAGCTGAGAAAACATTTCTACTGCCCCTCCCAAATGGCTTACTAACAAGCAGCAGGAAAGAATTTGAGATGTTTCTCTGAAAACCACTTGAGTAGCTTCCTTTGGTTTTGTTGAAGATTTTTAGAAAAAAATGTAAAACCAATTTAGTATAGATCAGCAAATTTAAAAATGTGCTTTCTTTCAAGATCTTTGTCATATTGACAATGGAAGCGACACCGATCTAGAAGGCATGGCTGACCCACTAGTTTTTCATGACCCAGATCAAGCAGGCTCAGTGTACATGGGAGGAACTGTGTATGAATCAGAACGGCTGGAAGGAATCCATCAACACGGTAAATGCAAACTAGGTGCTTTAATACAAAACTAGAACACTGCAGATGCAGaggcattggccatgctaaaacaTCTCACTGTAACTATTTGTTATTTCAACCAGATGGAAACTCTGATCAGGTAGTGGCTTGTGCCAATGCATATGATGACTCCAGCATAAATTCAAAGAAAAAGGAATATTGTCAATATTCCCAAGTACCTCCAGAAGATCCCTTTGATCAAGCCATCGCAAAGATAATGGTACAGATCCCAAGTTCAAACTTGTTCAATTCTGTGCAAACCCTGCACAAAGGAACTCCTATTGGCGTTCCAGGTTCAAGCAGAAATTCAGAAAAATTACCAGCAACCATGTATGGTGGTATGTATTTTGTTCGCTCAGTGATATAATGGAAGGATTAAGATCAGATTGTATGCCTGTCTTGTTACCAAATCCTAATGTTGCAGTATTTCTTTTTAAATGTCAATTTAGCTATGAGTAAATGATATTAAAATAGTGATGTGACATTTAAAGTAGTATTTATTTGCTATGACAATTAAAGCACAAGCACTTGCATTTTTAAAACAACATTGGTATTTTGTCccagactgattcccaggatGGCAAGACTGACATATGATGAAAGGCTGGATCAACTGGGTTTGTGCTTCCTGGATTTTGAAAAATTAGGGGGATCTTTCATAGAAGTATATAACATATAagggcagcactgtggctcagtagttagcactgctgcctcacagcaccaggaacccaggtttgattacagccttgggcaactgtctgtgtggagtttgtacgttctccccatgcgtgcgtgggtttcttccgggtgctcaggtttcctcccacagtccagagatgtgcaggtcaggtgaattggccatgctaaattgcccatagtgcaaggtgcattcgtcagagggaaatgggtcttggctggcttactcttcggaaggctaatgtggacttgttgggccgaaggtcctgtttccacactgtagggaatctaatctaatcctgatgggactggatagGTTAGATGTGGGAAGACTGTTCCCGATGTTAAGGAAGTCTAGAACTAACAGTCATAGTCTAAGAataaggagtaagccattcaggactgagatgaggaagaatttcttcactatGGAATTCCCTACCACAGAAAGCTATTTATGGCCACTTCATTAGATATGTTCAGGCAggagctggacatggcccttgcggctaaagggatcaaggggtatggagagatagcgagaatgggatattgaaattgcatgatcagccatgagtaTATTGAATACTGGTGCAGACTGgaagggtcgaatggcctgcaCCTGCACCTATTTTCCATGTTTCCTTTGTTTCTTCCAGTTTTTTTAAGTGAAAATAGGTGTGCATGACCTTTGTGGCTCAATGGGCTTTCCTAATTCAGCTTTTGTTCAAGACTGAACATTTACAAATACCTTCTGTTTCACTGGATATGAATGGAAAGACATTTCTGTTGTGGCTCTATCTTTCACCAGACGCTAAAATGTCACCAACTTAAAATCCTTTAGTAGATTTAAAAGAAACTGCATGTTTGACATGTTCATTTGGAGAACAAGCATACTTGGAACTACTGTGGCCCTTGACATTTCAATAAGATATGTCACAACAAAAATGACTTCAATATTTTTCAGGTTACAAGTATTATTACCCTCTGCAGCAAAAATAGAGTAATACAGGACCAGCAAAAGCTTTTGCTAAACTTTTCAAATGGCGTAGTTAATAGATTTGTTAAATACTGCACACAGACCTTTTCAAATTTGCCATCCATTTGTATTTCTGTTTGTACAAAGAACAAAAGATGTAGAAGCAGAAGTAGACTATTTGGTCTCtagaacctgcacttcaagacaTTGGTGGCTGTGACACCACTTTCCCACCCACTTACCATGTCTCTTTGTTCTCCATCTTGCATGCTCCATACTTGATATCTTGTGCTATCCTTCTGATAATTTTGCAGTGGCCTATGTTTGTTGCTTGAGTTTTTAATCACAACGTCAGTAACAGCAGATTCTTTCTTTTTTCAAAATGATACTTTCAAAACTCAAATTACCTTGGAAGATAAAATGCTTCTATTGCATCTGTTTTCAGGGACATTTGGGAAACCTCTGTGGAGAACACTCCAAGATCCCTATTCTGATTGTACCCAGCCAGCTGTATCTCCATCATTAACACTTCATCACAATCCTCGAGCCTTACTCCACAGTGATTCTGAGGCTGAAGAACAGTCAGACAATCCTCCGGTTTCTGTCACTGGGCAACACAATAGTACTTACGAACGCAATGTTGACAAATGCAGGACTCCAGTATTTCAGCCTTACAGAGTTAATACGTAGACGTATGAACTACTACACTGAAATTTATTGTACCAAAGAAAGACTTGAACAAACTACCTCATAAAGCTGTGTTGCTGCAGTTCTGCGGAAAAAAAACAATTCATTCATTTAGGAAATAGTTGTATCATGAACAGGTTGTAAATCGGCATAAACTGATGATGGATGGACCAAGAAGAAATGTTAGTGATGTATGCTTTTATTTTGAGAACACTACCCTTCTGAAGTATGACGAATTTGCTATATTTTTTATTATTTTATACTTTTTTACTGAGATATGAATTTTCACCTGTAAATTATGTAAATAACTAGTATTTTACCTATGTTTGTATAATAGGGAGACATTTTTTTTATTGAACTTCATTAGTATGCTAGAATTTATTATTGGCGGTACAGCATGTTAGTTATGTGGTGCTAGTTCTGACTATGGGTCAGAATTGTAGTGCCTTGTTTGCACATCTAAGTTGACAATAAAATGGCATTTGCTTTGAACCATACTTTTTGAAGGAGCACGTATTTATATTCAGACTTAAATTTACTTGCTACGTAATCTTTGTACCCCATATCATGCTTTTAAACTAAATTGCAGCTGCCAAAAGTGATCGAATGATCTTAATAACATGGGAGATTTGCACTGGCAAATGTTGAGCCTATGAAGATAAATACTGCATTGTGTCTTGTGAGGGAGATGTGGCAGTATAGATATTTCCTTATTCCATGAATTGTATTTTATCTCCTCAAACATTTTGTCATCAGAACATTAGGCACCCATATTTCTGATTCACATCGTAACTCTTATCAAAAATATGCATACTGCAACCGTAATGATCAATCTGAAAAGTGAAGATCAAACCTGTTGTACATCAGGAAGTTGTAATTGCTCAGATTAACATTATTGCAATTTAATTTATAGATATTTTCCAATATGATCCTTCTACTGAGCAGTATAGGTTGTAATTTTTAAAGGACCTGTTTTTGTGTTATTACTTAATTGTTTGAGTTATGGACAGAAGAAAATACTGCTGTAGTTAATTTGTTGTTTTGTGtcactgaatttttttttcaagaaaataattatctctccacccaccccaccactaccaccaccacccaTTCCCAACACTTTCAGACTTCTGGTGACATGCTACGTATCAATAGGCTTTGCAAAAAAATTGTCTGGAGTAAATTAcaattgctttaaaaaaaaaattcccctTCATTCCACAATGCAAATGCGTCTCTTTACCGTAACATTTTTAAAGCCTAAATTGTATCAGTACAATTATTTTTAGCTATTTGTAGATGCAGATCCTTATCTTGCATTTACTATATGTATAATAGCAGGTCTAGCTGTTGGGACATCAAGCTTTTTCTGAAGGGTCTGTGTGCATTCAAAACAGACATGAGGTTAGTGTGCAAAATCTatatttctttgttctttcttggAATCTAGGTATTTCTGGGGAAGTCATTATTTGTTGCTCAACTTGAATTTCCTTTCTCTGAAATGTTTTGTGAGAGTTTGGAGGCACATGTTGGCCAAATCGGACATGGAGAGTAAATTTCATTCCCTAAGGGATGCTAGTGACAACGAAGGATAATTATTGTCGTCACTATTACAAGCTTTCAATTCCAAATTTATCAATTAATTTTAAATTCCTTGATTGGATTTGAACTCATGCCTCTACAGCATTAACATGTCCTTCTGGATGACTAGACAAATGACATTATTGCTCCGTCGCCATCTTCCCCTAGAACTAAATATTGGACAAAGTGCAGGTAcatccattctgaagaagggtcactggacctgaaacgataactctgatttctcttaacagatgctgccagatctgagcTTTTCTAGTAATTTCTGTTGTTAGAGATACAATAGTTTAACTGTTTGATctcaaatattgactgagaaagGTTTAACCTAGTCTAATGTGAAACCTATCGAATTGTGCTGCTAAAGAACTCAGAGATCACCAAGTTGCACTTTGTGCATGCATTACAAGTGAAGGAAGCAATGACCCATTTTCTTCATTTCTGATGAGTGACGGGCCCCTGACTGACTTAGCGCTAACATGCCCCACCCCGGCATGCGCGCGCACGTGCTCAGATTTGTTACACTGGAACTGTAGGCCTACTCCTGACTATAATGATACAGACAACTTAACCCTGACCAACCTAAGCAGCCAACTGATCATGTCCAAGCCCCTTAACTGGGATGGGTGCTGCCCTTGAGTCTGTTGAGATACCGTGAGTGATGAGAGTCCCCCTTGAGTTGATTGAGGACAAAGATCATCTGGAGAGTATTTTTCTTTTTGTTGATGCTCATTCTTGGAAAACAGGAGGTTGGATTTCTCTGAACTCAGATTCTGAAGGGACATGTTAAAATACTGCTGGATGCTTCTTTTGTTGGAGAGCCTAGAATTAAAGGATGCCATTTTAAAATAAGATGTCACCTGTTcaagagagatgaggaggaatttctt
Proteins encoded in this region:
- the LOC140457998 gene encoding leucine-rich repeats and immunoglobulin-like domains protein 3 isoform X1, producing the protein MSATARRLWMAALVLWASGALALLGDREPPRACPARCSCAARLLDCSRRKLSRGPAPLPAWTVRLDLSHNRITSINSSLFNNLHNLHEVKITHNELTEVPNFGIMASNITILSLSNNKIVEVRSEQLTPFRSLETLDLSNNHISELKTFPPLQLRCLYINNNKITSLDPGCFDNLSNTLQILKLNRNKISAIPSKMFKLSHLQQLELSRNKIKKVDGLTFQGLSALKSLKLQRNGISKLMDGAFWGLSNIETLQLDFNNLTEVTKGWLYGLLMLQQLNLSQNAINRINPDAWEFCQKLSELDVSFNELTRLEDSSFVGLSLLGQLYIGNNQVSYIADGAFGGLSSLHSLDLRNNEISWTIEDMNGAFSELSKLKKLGLQGNRIRSITRKAFSGLDALEYLDLSNNAIMSVQSNTFSQMKKLHELYLNTTSLLCDCQLKWLHQWVTDNGFQPFINASCAHPQWLKGKSIFATKPEDFVCDDFPKPEIIEQPETQAAVKDSNVSFICSAASSSDSPMTFAWKKDNEVLHNGEIENYAHLRSQGGEVMEYTTILRLRHVNFSSEGKYQCVISNHFGSSYSNKAKLTVNMLPSFTKSPTDLTIRAGAMARLECAAIGHPTPQIAWQKDGGTDFPAARERRMHVMPEDDVFFIVDVKIEDIGIYSCTAQNSAGAISTNATLTVLETPSFVRPLVDKTVAKGETAVLQCIAAGSPPPRLNWTKDDSPLTVTERHFFAAGNQLLIIVDSNLEDAGKYTCEMSNTLGTERGHIRLNVIPIPNCDSTQSAAPFEEDGWSTIGIVIIAVVCCVVGTSLVWVVIIYHTRRKSEDCSVTNTDETNLPADIPSYLSSQGTLSDHQEGYGRSEAGSHHQLMTSSMNGYLLQHRGSDDLCHIDNGSDTDLEGMADPLVFHDPDQAGSVYMGGTVYESERLEGIHQHDGNSDQVVACANAYDDSSINSKKKEYCQYSQVPPEDPFDQAIAKIMVQIPSSNLFNSVQTLHKGTPIGVPGSSRNSEKLPATMYGGTFGKPLWRTLQDPYSDCTQPAVSPSLTLHHNPRALLHSDSEAEEQSDNPPVSVTGQHNSTYERNVDKCRTPVFQPYRVNT
- the LOC140457998 gene encoding leucine-rich repeats and immunoglobulin-like domains protein 3 isoform X2, yielding MSATARRLWMAALVLWASGALALLGDREPPRACPARCSCAARLLDCSRRKLSRGPAPLPAWTVRLDLSHNRITSINSSLFNNLHNLHEVKITHNELTEVPNFGIMASNITILSLSNNKIVEVRSEQLTPFRSLETLDLSNNHISELKTFPPLQLRCLYINNNKITSLDPGCFDNLSNTLQILKLNRNKISAIPSKMFKLSHLQQLELSRNKIKKVDGLTFQGLSALKSLKLQRNGISKLMDGAFWGLSNIETLQLDFNNLTEVTKGWLYGLLMLQQLNLSQNAINRINPDAWEFCQKLSELDVSFNELTRLEDSSFVGLSLLGQLYIGNNQVSYIADGAFGGLSSLHSLGLQGNRIRSITRKAFSGLDALEYLDLSNNAIMSVQSNTFSQMKKLHELYLNTTSLLCDCQLKWLHQWVTDNGFQPFINASCAHPQWLKGKSIFATKPEDFVCDDFPKPEIIEQPETQAAVKDSNVSFICSAASSSDSPMTFAWKKDNEVLHNGEIENYAHLRSQGGEVMEYTTILRLRHVNFSSEGKYQCVISNHFGSSYSNKAKLTVNMLPSFTKSPTDLTIRAGAMARLECAAIGHPTPQIAWQKDGGTDFPAARERRMHVMPEDDVFFIVDVKIEDIGIYSCTAQNSAGAISTNATLTVLETPSFVRPLVDKTVAKGETAVLQCIAAGSPPPRLNWTKDDSPLTVTERHFFAAGNQLLIIVDSNLEDAGKYTCEMSNTLGTERGHIRLNVIPIPNCDSTQSAAPFEEDGWSTIGIVIIAVVCCVVGTSLVWVVIIYHTRRKSEDCSVTNTDETNLPADIPSYLSSQGTLSDHQEGYGRSEAGSHHQLMTSSMNGYLLQHRGSDDLCHIDNGSDTDLEGMADPLVFHDPDQAGSVYMGGTVYESERLEGIHQHDGNSDQVVACANAYDDSSINSKKKEYCQYSQVPPEDPFDQAIAKIMVQIPSSNLFNSVQTLHKGTPIGVPGSSRNSEKLPATMYGGTFGKPLWRTLQDPYSDCTQPAVSPSLTLHHNPRALLHSDSEAEEQSDNPPVSVTGQHNSTYERNVDKCRTPVFQPYRVNT